A genome region from Triticum aestivum cultivar Chinese Spring chromosome 2B, IWGSC CS RefSeq v2.1, whole genome shotgun sequence includes the following:
- the LOC123045350 gene encoding uncharacterized protein produces MKKGNSKYFMLGKASKISWSSKFLNTIISTVQRKEVKIQEWENCQKSKFKAKLRHAEVQVKARMKNILTKRMSTLSHKVEGKHARVEVKHARVEVKRNRRAVRLARQVKCIRKTGRVSHVSPVQPKYLFIHILTYICILVETCICTCTLTSYMKYELEVTKNQI; encoded by the exons ATGAAAAAAGGAAATTCCAAATATTTTATGCTAGGAAAAGCTTCCAAAATCA GTTGGTCTTCAAAGTTTCTGAACACAATTATCTCTACAGT TCAAAGGAAGGAGGTGAAGATACAGGAGTGGGAGAACTGCCAGAAATCCAAATTCAAAGCCAAGTTGAGGCATGCAGAG GTGCAGGTGAAGGCGCGGATGAAGAACATCCTGACCAAGAGGATGTCCACATTGAGCCACAAGGTGGAGGGGAAGCATGCAAGGGTCGAGGTGAAGCATGCAAGGGTCGAGGTGAAGCGGAACCGGCGTGCAGTCCGGTTGGCGCGACAGGTGAAGTGCATCCGGAAGACCGGCCGTGTGTCCCATGTATCCCCAGTGCAACCAAAATATCTTTTTATACATATTCTCACATATATTTGTATATTAGTCGAGACGTGCatttgcacgtgcacgcttactagttatatgaaatatgagttggaagttacaaagaatcaaatttaa